In a single window of the Methanolobus psychrophilus R15 genome:
- a CDS encoding carbamoyl-phosphate synthase small subunit, with protein sequence MNAVLGLEDGTIIKGTGFGAEGIVTGELVFTTQYTGYEEALTDPSYKGQILMFTYPLIGNYGVSESCFESDGVKAEGLVIREECLEPSHYLSKKTIFKLMEDAGKPGISGVDTRMLTIKSREYGTMRSALINGSDDGEEAVRLARELPSISELDLISKVTCPQPFKIESPLRDPNNPVNVVLMDFGRKLSIEKSLLARGMDVTVVPASTSPSQISSYEPDMLFLSNGPGDPQAATGGIKAVKELAGELPIVGICLGHQIISLALGGETYKLKFGHRGANQPVKDFETGIVYITSQNHGFAVDPNSFEQADVQVTQVNANDKTVEGITHKYLDMFSVQYHPDAHPGPMDTEKPFFDKVLKLAGRK encoded by the coding sequence ATGAATGCAGTATTAGGATTAGAAGATGGGACAATTATTAAAGGCACCGGATTCGGTGCCGAAGGTATCGTTACCGGGGAACTTGTTTTCACCACTCAATATACAGGTTATGAGGAGGCGCTGACCGATCCGTCATATAAGGGTCAGATCCTCATGTTCACTTATCCACTGATTGGCAATTACGGTGTCAGCGAGAGCTGTTTTGAGTCAGACGGCGTCAAAGCAGAGGGCCTTGTTATAAGGGAAGAGTGCCTGGAGCCGTCCCATTACCTTTCGAAGAAGACGATCTTCAAGTTAATGGAAGATGCGGGGAAACCCGGCATCTCAGGCGTGGATACACGTATGCTCACTATCAAGAGCCGTGAATATGGTACAATGCGCTCAGCCCTTATAAATGGCAGTGATGATGGTGAGGAAGCTGTAAGGCTTGCCAGGGAACTGCCAAGTATCTCAGAGCTTGACCTTATATCAAAAGTTACCTGTCCGCAGCCTTTCAAAATAGAAAGTCCTTTGCGTGATCCCAACAACCCGGTAAATGTAGTGCTCATGGATTTCGGAAGGAAACTGAGCATAGAAAAAAGCCTGCTGGCCCGTGGCATGGATGTCACTGTAGTGCCGGCGAGCACATCACCTTCGCAGATCAGCTCGTATGAGCCGGATATGCTTTTCCTTTCCAACGGCCCTGGTGACCCGCAGGCAGCGACAGGAGGAATAAAAGCCGTTAAAGAGCTTGCGGGCGAACTGCCGATCGTTGGTATCTGTCTGGGGCACCAGATAATATCCCTGGCACTTGGCGGAGAGACATATAAGCTCAAGTTCGGCCACAGGGGTGCGAACCAGCCGGTAAAGGACTTTGAAACAGGCATAGTGTACATCACATCCCAGAACCATGGTTTTGCGGTGGACCCAAACTCATTTGAGCAGGCAGATGTCCAGGTGACCCAGGTTAACGCTAACGACAAGACCGTTGAGGGAATAACTCACAAATACCTCGACATGTTCAGCGTGCAGTATCACCCTGACGCACATCCTGGTCCGATGGATACCGAAAAGCCTTTCTTTGACAAGGTTTTGAAACTTGCAGGGAGGAAGTAA
- a CDS encoding glutamyl-tRNA(Gln) amidotransferase subunit E, with amino-acid sequence MSDKFDYAGLGLKCGLEIHQQLDSKQKLFCRCPTLIRDLGESTYEFFRYLRPTESEMGETDRAALEQSKLKRKYIYKGYDSTCLVENDDEPPTGVNQETLDIALCITKLLRMRPVDQVHVMRKIVVDGSNTSGFQRTAFLAKDGIIDTSVGPVGVGVLCLEEEACQKIEDKGDSIIYSLDRLGIPLVEIGTEPDIISPAHAKETAQQIGMLLRSTGKVKRGLGTIRQDVNISIAKGARVELKGVQALDMIETIVEREVQRQVSLLAIRDELLARGASVRDTVFDVTDVFRGTKSKVLLSALKKGKVLAVLLPGFAGFTGREVQPGRRIGTEFSDRAKTSGVGGIFHTDELPNYGITAEEVNMLRCAVGATENDAVVMVADLEARARGAMESVIIRARETLEGVPEETRRALPDGNSSYLRPLPGAARMYPETDVPQVEISPAYFGSIGIPELLTERAKRFELEYNLHRELSEKIVYSSHLPLFEELMQRFEGNTTVTATLVVRTLTGMLPELKRDGVEVDKLEDCHFLDVFSLVAEGGISKEAIDSILRAIAMEPGLSAGDAASQLGIGGMDITIVEKFIDQMIEDRSDFVREKGPAAVGPLMGIVMAEFRGKVDGKILSETLKQKINIYKST; translated from the coding sequence ATGAGCGATAAATTCGATTATGCCGGACTGGGTCTGAAATGCGGTCTTGAGATCCATCAGCAACTTGATTCAAAACAGAAGCTATTTTGCAGATGCCCCACTCTGATAAGGGACCTCGGTGAATCAACCTATGAATTCTTCCGTTATTTACGCCCCACAGAAAGTGAGATGGGTGAGACAGACAGGGCGGCTCTTGAACAGTCCAAGCTGAAACGCAAATATATATACAAAGGATATGACAGCACCTGCCTAGTTGAGAATGACGATGAGCCGCCAACAGGGGTAAACCAGGAGACTCTTGACATTGCGCTTTGCATCACCAAGCTCCTGCGTATGAGGCCGGTGGATCAGGTGCATGTTATGCGCAAGATAGTGGTGGATGGTTCCAATACTTCTGGTTTCCAGCGGACAGCCTTCCTGGCAAAGGATGGTATTATAGATACATCCGTAGGACCGGTAGGTGTCGGTGTGCTTTGCCTTGAGGAAGAGGCATGCCAGAAGATAGAGGACAAAGGCGACTCCATTATTTACTCACTTGACCGCCTTGGCATCCCGCTGGTAGAAATAGGCACGGAGCCGGATATAATCTCCCCTGCCCATGCAAAGGAAACTGCACAGCAGATAGGGATGCTGTTGCGCTCCACAGGAAAAGTTAAGCGTGGCCTGGGTACCATACGCCAGGACGTCAATATTTCCATAGCAAAAGGTGCCCGTGTTGAGCTTAAGGGTGTGCAGGCGCTGGATATGATAGAGACGATCGTCGAGCGCGAAGTGCAGCGCCAGGTCAGCCTGCTTGCAATCAGAGATGAACTACTTGCAAGAGGAGCCTCTGTACGCGACACTGTCTTCGATGTCACTGATGTTTTCAGAGGTACGAAGTCCAAGGTCCTTCTGAGCGCACTGAAGAAGGGAAAGGTGCTTGCGGTACTGCTGCCGGGCTTTGCCGGCTTCACTGGCAGGGAAGTGCAGCCCGGAAGGCGCATCGGGACAGAGTTCTCTGACCGGGCCAAGACCTCGGGTGTTGGCGGCATCTTCCACACTGATGAGCTTCCAAATTACGGCATAACAGCCGAAGAGGTTAATATGCTGCGCTGCGCTGTCGGTGCAACTGAGAATGATGCTGTTGTGATGGTGGCAGATCTTGAAGCGCGCGCAAGAGGCGCCATGGAAAGCGTAATTATCAGGGCAAGGGAAACACTTGAAGGAGTGCCGGAGGAAACCCGCCGTGCACTGCCGGACGGGAACAGTTCCTACCTGCGACCGCTTCCCGGAGCTGCAAGAATGTATCCCGAGACCGATGTCCCGCAAGTGGAGATATCACCAGCTTATTTTGGATCAATAGGAATACCTGAACTCCTGACAGAACGTGCAAAACGTTTTGAGTTGGAGTACAACCTTCACAGGGAACTGTCCGAGAAGATAGTTTATTCATCTCACCTGCCTCTGTTCGAGGAACTGATGCAGCGCTTTGAAGGCAATACTACTGTCACTGCCACTCTTGTAGTGAGAACGCTCACAGGGATGCTTCCGGAACTCAAGCGTGACGGTGTGGAGGTAGATAAACTGGAAGACTGTCATTTCCTGGATGTATTCAGCCTGGTAGCTGAAGGCGGGATATCTAAAGAGGCCATAGACAGTATATTAAGAGCGATTGCCATGGAGCCTGGCCTTAGCGCAGGAGATGCGGCTTCACAGCTTGGAATTGGAGGAATGGATATCACTATCGTCGAGAAGTTCATAGACCAGATGATAGAGGACCGTAGTGACTTTGTCAGGGAAAAAGGACCCGCTGCGGTTGGTCCGCTGATGGGCATAGTAATGGCCGAGTTCAGAGGCAAGGTAGATGGTAAGATATTAAGTGAAACCCTAAAACAAAAGATTAATATATATAAGTCCACTTAA
- a CDS encoding IS1 transposase, with translation MTDNWKAYAEFLPDEVHTRSKAETYTVEGYNSIFRHFLARLRRKTKCYTKSLEMLKYSVLLLMKYRNNELTILN, from the coding sequence ATGACCGATAACTGGAAAGCATATGCAGAGTTTCTTCCAGATGAGGTTCATACACGATCAAAAGCAGAAACCTATACAGTGGAAGGATATAACAGCATATTCAGGCACTTTCTGGCAAGATTACGAAGAAAAACAAAATGTTATACTAAGAGTCTTGAAATGCTAAAATACTCTGTTCTTCTTTTGATGAAGTATAGAAATAATGAACTAACTATACTTAATTAA
- a CDS encoding argininosuccinate synthase, translating into MSKKVVLAYSGGLDTSVCIPLLKEEYGYDEVITVAVNVGQPEEDVKQAEEKAQKISNKHFTIDARDEFVQDYIFPLIKANGDYEGYVMGTSIARPLIARKVVEIALKENAVALAHGCTGKGNDQLRFEAVFRLTDLDVVAPMRDMNLTREWEIEYAKKHGVPVTVTTAKPWSVDENIWSRSIEGGKLEDPAFIPPEEIYQWTVSPANAPDAQTLVIGFEKGVPVSLDGKKMGGVELITKLNKIAGSHGVGRTDMIEDRVLGLKARENYEHPAATVLLTAHKDLEKLVLSRAELKFKKMVDEQWSELAYSGLVDEPLYHDLNAFIDKTQERVTGTVTVKLYKGSVMILARSSPCALYSEDMVSFDSATINQKDAEGYAKYHGFQARLYKKVIGK; encoded by the coding sequence ATGTCAAAGAAAGTAGTACTTGCTTATTCGGGCGGGCTTGACACATCCGTGTGTATCCCGCTGCTTAAAGAGGAATACGGCTACGATGAGGTCATTACTGTAGCTGTGAACGTGGGCCAGCCGGAAGAAGATGTGAAGCAGGCTGAGGAGAAAGCGCAGAAGATCAGCAACAAGCACTTTACAATTGATGCGCGTGATGAGTTCGTGCAGGATTACATCTTCCCCCTGATCAAGGCCAACGGTGACTATGAGGGATATGTGATGGGAACTTCTATTGCCCGTCCGCTCATTGCCAGGAAGGTCGTTGAGATCGCCCTGAAGGAAAATGCTGTTGCACTGGCACACGGTTGCACCGGCAAGGGTAACGACCAGCTCAGGTTCGAGGCTGTTTTCAGGCTCACCGACCTGGATGTTGTCGCACCCATGAGGGATATGAACCTCACCCGGGAATGGGAAATAGAGTATGCAAAGAAGCACGGCGTGCCTGTGACTGTCACGACCGCAAAGCCATGGAGTGTTGACGAGAACATATGGAGCCGCAGTATCGAGGGCGGCAAACTGGAAGACCCTGCCTTCATCCCGCCGGAGGAGATCTACCAGTGGACAGTTTCCCCCGCCAATGCACCGGATGCACAGACCCTGGTAATCGGTTTCGAGAAAGGTGTCCCCGTCTCTCTTGATGGAAAGAAGATGGGCGGCGTGGAGCTTATCACAAAGCTCAATAAGATAGCAGGCTCCCACGGTGTCGGCCGCACGGACATGATCGAGGACCGTGTGCTCGGCCTTAAAGCCCGTGAGAACTACGAGCACCCTGCAGCCACAGTGCTGCTCACAGCCCACAAGGACCTGGAAAAGCTGGTCTTAAGCCGTGCCGAGCTCAAGTTTAAGAAAATGGTTGACGAGCAGTGGTCTGAGCTTGCATACTCCGGCCTTGTCGACGAGCCCCTCTACCACGACCTGAACGCCTTCATCGACAAGACCCAGGAACGTGTCACAGGAACCGTCACAGTCAAACTCTACAAAGGCAGCGTCATGATCCTGGCCCGCAGCTCCCCCTGCGCCCTCTACTCCGAGGACATGGTATCCTTCGACAGCGCCACCATCAACCAGAAAGACGCCGAAGGTTATGCGAAGTACCATGGCTTCCAGGCGAGATTGTATAAGAAAGTAATTGGAAAGTGA
- the carB gene encoding carbamoyl phosphate synthase large subunit, translated as MPKREDIKKVLLIGSGPITIGQAAEFDFSGSQACRSLREEGIKVVLVNSNPATIMTDPEMADAVYIEPLDYRSIEKIIEKERPDGIIAGIGGQTGLNLTSELAEHGILEKYGVKLLGTSLDAIKNTEDRELFKQTMQRIGEKVPRSRAVSSLKEAEEVIDELGLPLIIRPAYTLGGAGGGIAHTREELLEICERGLRRSRIHQVLIEESVLGWKEFEYEVMRDANDTCIVICNMENLDPMGVHTGESIVVTPSQTLNDREHQMLRTAAIKIIRTFGIEGGCNIQFALKDGDYRIVEVNPRVSRSSALASKATGYPIARVTAKIALGMKLDEILNNVTKQTPASFEPTIDYVVTKIPRWPFDKFVNADKTLTTAMKSTGEVMAIGRTIEESLQKAIRSLDIKMDLGSDEWSSSEVRTLLQTPTSERLFVIYYALRNGFTVEEVSQLTGIDVFFIKKIKNIVDMENALHENAKSGELSSDLLLRSKRMGFTDSKIANHTGRTREEINDLRREAGINTTYKMVDTCSAEFAAATPYYYSCYETMCESRPTDRKKIIILGSGPIRIGQGIEFDYCTVHAVTAIREQGIEAQIINNNPETVSTDYDTSDKLFFEPLTLEDVMNVIEKEKPYGVLVQFGGQTSINLAMPLEKELKRRADLDTVILGTSPTDIDVAEDREKFNRLMQQLGIRQPDAGYAKSQAQAVEIAARIGYPVLVRPSYVLGGRAMEIIYDTNDLERYMREAVKVSPEHPVLIDDFLESAVEIDVDAVCDGKDVLIGAIMEHIEEAGVHSGDSACVIPPQSLSEETLEIVRDYTRKIALALNVKGLVNLQMAKKGDIVYVLEANPRSSRTIPFVSKAVGLPLAKIAAQVIIGNSLKDLRYNLEKEPKIGHVAVKEVLLPFDKLPGADPVLGPEMKSTGEVMGIDYDYGRAFFKAQLSADNLLPLTGKVFMSIRNVDEEQLLEVARKLKIAGIDLVGTKGTAEFLEQHGIEMGIVKKVHDGSPNVIDMMRRDEVALVINTPTNKQARKDGSRIRRAAVDFKVPYITTIQAALAAASAITSMKLGEGTVKSINEYHKEIVK; from the coding sequence ATGCCAAAACGTGAAGATATCAAAAAGGTACTTTTAATCGGCTCAGGGCCGATAACGATAGGCCAGGCGGCAGAGTTTGACTTCTCTGGCAGCCAGGCATGCAGGTCCCTCAGGGAGGAAGGGATCAAGGTCGTACTTGTGAACTCTAACCCGGCAACCATCATGACAGATCCCGAGATGGCTGATGCCGTTTACATCGAGCCTCTTGACTACAGGTCCATTGAGAAGATAATCGAGAAGGAAAGGCCCGACGGTATCATTGCGGGTATCGGTGGGCAGACCGGACTTAATTTGACCAGTGAACTTGCAGAGCACGGCATCCTGGAAAAGTATGGGGTGAAATTACTGGGTACATCCCTTGATGCTATAAAGAACACAGAGGACCGTGAGCTGTTCAAGCAGACCATGCAGAGGATAGGAGAAAAGGTTCCTCGCAGCAGGGCAGTTTCATCACTGAAGGAAGCTGAAGAGGTCATTGATGAACTTGGCCTCCCGCTCATCATCCGTCCCGCATATACCCTTGGAGGCGCAGGCGGCGGTATTGCCCATACCCGGGAGGAACTCCTTGAGATATGTGAGAGGGGACTTAGGCGCAGCCGGATCCACCAGGTGCTTATAGAGGAAAGCGTACTCGGATGGAAAGAGTTCGAGTATGAGGTCATGCGTGATGCAAATGACACCTGCATAGTCATTTGTAACATGGAGAACCTGGATCCCATGGGAGTCCACACAGGCGAGTCCATTGTGGTAACACCCTCACAGACCCTCAATGATCGGGAGCACCAGATGCTCAGGACTGCAGCTATCAAGATCATACGCACTTTTGGTATTGAAGGTGGCTGTAATATCCAGTTCGCCCTCAAGGATGGCGACTACAGGATAGTCGAGGTCAATCCCCGTGTGTCCCGCTCATCCGCACTTGCCTCAAAGGCAACCGGCTACCCGATAGCCAGGGTAACAGCAAAGATCGCTCTTGGTATGAAGCTTGACGAGATACTTAACAACGTTACAAAACAGACACCGGCTTCCTTTGAGCCGACCATTGACTACGTTGTTACCAAGATACCCAGGTGGCCTTTCGATAAGTTCGTCAACGCAGACAAGACGCTTACAACCGCGATGAAGAGCACCGGCGAGGTAATGGCTATCGGTCGTACAATAGAAGAGTCTCTGCAGAAAGCTATCCGCTCCCTCGATATCAAGATGGATCTTGGTTCCGATGAATGGAGCAGCAGTGAGGTCAGGACCCTGCTGCAAACCCCTACCAGTGAAAGGCTGTTCGTTATTTACTATGCTCTTCGAAACGGGTTCACTGTCGAAGAGGTTTCCCAGTTGACAGGAATAGATGTTTTCTTCATCAAGAAGATCAAGAACATAGTGGACATGGAAAATGCCCTGCATGAGAACGCAAAGTCAGGTGAACTGTCCTCAGATCTTCTACTGCGCAGCAAGCGTATGGGTTTCACTGACTCCAAGATCGCAAATCACACCGGCAGGACCCGGGAAGAGATCAACGACCTGAGACGGGAAGCAGGAATAAACACCACCTACAAGATGGTGGATACATGCTCTGCGGAATTTGCAGCTGCAACTCCATATTATTACTCCTGCTATGAGACTATGTGTGAGTCACGGCCCACTGACCGCAAGAAAATAATTATACTGGGCTCGGGACCCATAAGGATAGGCCAGGGCATAGAGTTCGATTATTGTACTGTGCACGCAGTGACGGCGATAAGGGAACAGGGCATAGAGGCCCAGATCATCAATAATAACCCTGAGACCGTTTCTACTGACTACGATACTTCCGACAAGCTGTTCTTTGAGCCGCTTACCCTTGAAGATGTGATGAATGTAATTGAAAAAGAGAAGCCCTACGGTGTGCTTGTGCAGTTCGGCGGCCAGACATCCATCAATCTTGCAATGCCGCTTGAGAAGGAGCTTAAGAGGCGTGCGGACCTCGATACTGTTATACTCGGTACTTCTCCTACGGACATAGACGTAGCAGAGGACCGTGAGAAATTCAACCGTCTCATGCAGCAACTGGGTATCAGGCAGCCGGATGCAGGTTATGCGAAATCGCAGGCCCAGGCAGTCGAGATCGCGGCACGCATCGGTTATCCTGTGCTTGTCAGGCCTTCCTACGTACTGGGTGGCAGGGCCATGGAAATAATCTATGACACGAATGACCTGGAGCGCTACATGCGCGAAGCTGTAAAAGTGTCTCCGGAACATCCGGTACTCATTGATGATTTCCTTGAAAGTGCGGTGGAGATAGATGTCGATGCCGTGTGTGATGGCAAAGACGTGCTTATTGGTGCCATTATGGAACACATCGAAGAAGCAGGTGTCCACTCAGGTGATTCCGCATGTGTTATCCCACCGCAGTCTCTTTCCGAGGAAACGCTGGAGATCGTGCGCGACTACACACGCAAGATAGCACTTGCACTGAATGTGAAAGGCCTGGTAAACCTCCAGATGGCCAAAAAGGGCGATATTGTCTATGTACTTGAGGCAAATCCGCGTTCAAGCAGGACAATACCTTTCGTATCCAAGGCAGTCGGACTGCCACTGGCAAAGATAGCGGCACAGGTAATCATTGGCAACAGCCTGAAGGATCTGAGGTACAACCTGGAGAAAGAGCCAAAGATCGGGCATGTCGCTGTAAAGGAAGTACTGCTTCCGTTTGACAAACTGCCAGGTGCCGATCCTGTGCTCGGGCCTGAGATGAAGAGTACCGGAGAGGTAATGGGCATTGACTATGATTACGGGCGTGCTTTCTTCAAGGCTCAGCTCAGCGCTGATAACCTACTGCCTCTTACGGGCAAGGTGTTCATGTCCATAAGGAACGTGGATGAAGAACAATTGCTGGAAGTTGCACGCAAGCTCAAGATTGCAGGGATCGACCTGGTCGGTACTAAAGGCACTGCCGAGTTTCTTGAGCAGCATGGCATAGAGATGGGGATTGTCAAAAAGGTTCATGACGGCAGCCCCAATGTCATTGATATGATGCGCAGGGACGAGGTTGCTCTTGTTATAAACACGCCGACCAACAAGCAGGCGCGTAAGGACGGTTCCAGGATACGCCGTGCGGCTGTGGACTTCAAGGTGCCATACATCACGACCATCCAGGCGGCACTCGCAGCAGCCTCCGCGATAACTTCGATGAAATTGGGCGAGGGGACTGTAAAGTCAATCAATGAATACCATAAAGAGATAGTTAAATGA
- a CDS encoding WD40-like beta propeller protein, whose translation MHLSFTKTRYCLDILLIFLALSLLLPLACGAGAIIVDEDIRLTDGKGYNHPSWSPDGKKLTYAYNQGIWVMNADGSGTKKIYDTLAWSGDPVFNHDGSKIYYATESRTAYSARYISLHVMNADGSNNVKLTGTSDSKEPSVSPDDRSIAYVSKISGNYDIWIMDISSRKSVQVTDDKGDEASPSWSPDGTRLLYSLEGDIYTQEPDAVKATRLTDDEFNNIEPAYSPQGDMIVFSSDRDGSYDLWIMRTDGTGMKKLTMEKSNERSPAWSPEGSRIAYISNEGGEYNLWVLKLRVEKPEQAATVEYLEEESVAEIGPHINTVRAFATEEPKKFIIYILLISFVIVSGIVYSFLRKIR comes from the coding sequence ATGCATTTGTCTTTTACAAAAACAAGATATTGTCTGGATATCTTGCTCATATTCCTGGCATTATCGCTGTTGTTACCACTTGCATGCGGAGCAGGAGCCATTATTGTAGACGAAGATATCAGGCTGACAGATGGTAAGGGGTATAACCATCCATCATGGAGCCCGGATGGCAAGAAGTTGACCTATGCATATAATCAGGGAATATGGGTTATGAATGCGGACGGTTCGGGTACAAAAAAAATATATGACACTCTTGCATGGTCCGGAGACCCGGTGTTCAATCATGATGGCAGTAAGATATATTATGCCACTGAAAGCAGGACTGCATACTCAGCGCGTTATATCAGTCTGCATGTGATGAATGCTGATGGCAGCAACAATGTGAAACTGACCGGGACGTCTGATTCGAAAGAACCTTCAGTGAGTCCTGACGATCGCAGCATAGCTTACGTTTCCAAAATTTCCGGTAACTATGATATATGGATCATGGATATCAGTAGCAGGAAAAGTGTGCAGGTCACAGATGATAAAGGTGACGAAGCTTCCCCTTCCTGGAGCCCGGACGGAACCAGGCTGTTGTATTCTCTTGAAGGTGACATATACACCCAGGAGCCAGATGCTGTTAAAGCAACACGCCTCACTGATGATGAATTCAATAATATCGAACCCGCATACAGCCCCCAGGGCGATATGATAGTATTCTCATCCGACAGGGATGGCAGCTATGACCTGTGGATCATGCGCACAGATGGCACGGGCATGAAAAAGCTCACAATGGAGAAGTCAAACGAAAGATCACCTGCATGGAGTCCTGAAGGCAGTCGTATAGCTTACATTTCCAATGAGGGGGGCGAGTATAACCTATGGGTGCTAAAGCTACGTGTCGAGAAACCTGAACAGGCTGCTACCGTAGAATACCTGGAAGAAGAAAGCGTTGCGGAAATAGGTCCCCATATAAACACGGTCAGAGCCTTTGCAACAGAAGAACCTAAAAAATTCATCATATATATCTTATTAATATCTTTTGTGATAGTATCGGGCATAGTCTATTCTTTCCTAAGGAAGATCAGATAG
- a CDS encoding putative heterodisulfide reductase chain C — protein sequence MSSNIERCYQCGQCTAACPMAEQEQAYKIRRFLQMEKLGLKSEEPMDIPFIFYCTTCYKCQDNCPQGVKIVDGLLSIREAAVRDGNILPAHRKIGQMLMDSGHAVPGNEDGKKRRLQLGLDEMPPTVASSEKQLNDIKILLNLSGFDQIVAEEKA from the coding sequence ATGTCATCAAATATCGAACGCTGCTACCAATGTGGTCAATGCACAGCCGCCTGCCCTATGGCTGAGCAGGAACAGGCCTACAAAATCCGCAGGTTCCTGCAGATGGAAAAGCTTGGCCTCAAAAGTGAGGAGCCAATGGACATTCCATTCATATTTTACTGCACGACCTGCTACAAGTGTCAGGATAACTGTCCACAGGGCGTAAAGATAGTTGATGGACTGCTCAGTATCAGGGAAGCTGCAGTTCGTGATGGCAATATACTGCCTGCTCACAGGAAGATCGGGCAGATGCTGATGGATAGCGGTCACGCAGTTCCAGGTAATGAGGATGGAAAAAAGAGGCGTCTGCAACTGGGCCTCGATGAAATGCCACCAACAGTTGCAAGTTCCGAAAAACAACTCAACGATATAAAGATACTGTTGAATCTATCCGGTTTTGACCAGATAGTTGCTGAGGAGAAGGCATGA
- a CDS encoding heterodisulfide reductase subunit B, which produces MRELSLFLGCVAPNRYPGIEVAAKKIFSTLGVDLADLDGASCCPAPGVFRSLDKLTWLTLASRNITLSEKKSDDILTICNGCFSTLKDANDMLKEDPALKKDVNSKLAEIGHEFRGTQDVRHVVEYLYQEIGVDKVREAVTKPLNLRVAVHYGCHLIQPLKDSKLGLAGKPTFFDELVEATGATSVDYEDKMSCCGAGGGARTAILDATLKIANKKLEHMTEAGADCIVDACPFCHLQFDVGQAEINQKFAKNYNLPVLHYTQLLGLAMGFSPEELGIAMNTVDTSRFIEKVKMDISENEVCTIV; this is translated from the coding sequence ATGAGAGAACTCTCCCTGTTCCTGGGCTGTGTAGCTCCTAACAGATACCCGGGAATAGAAGTTGCTGCCAAGAAAATATTTTCAACACTGGGTGTCGATCTCGCTGACCTTGACGGTGCTTCATGCTGTCCCGCGCCTGGAGTATTCCGGTCTCTTGACAAGCTCACTTGGCTTACACTGGCCTCAAGGAACATCACACTATCCGAAAAAAAGAGCGATGACATCCTTACTATCTGCAATGGCTGTTTCAGCACGCTTAAAGATGCCAACGATATGCTCAAAGAAGATCCTGCTTTGAAAAAAGATGTCAACTCAAAGCTTGCAGAGATCGGACATGAATTCAGAGGCACTCAGGATGTAAGGCATGTCGTTGAATATCTCTATCAGGAGATAGGAGTCGACAAGGTAAGGGAAGCTGTTACAAAGCCTCTGAACCTCAGGGTCGCTGTACATTACGGCTGCCATCTTATTCAACCTTTAAAGGATTCAAAACTCGGGCTCGCTGGCAAACCTACGTTCTTTGATGAACTTGTAGAAGCAACCGGGGCCACCAGTGTTGATTATGAGGATAAGATGAGCTGTTGCGGTGCCGGCGGAGGAGCCAGGACTGCAATCCTTGATGCGACCCTGAAAATAGCAAACAAAAAACTTGAGCACATGACTGAGGCAGGTGCCGACTGCATCGTTGACGCATGCCCGTTCTGCCACCTGCAGTTCGATGTGGGGCAGGCAGAGATCAACCAGAAGTTCGCAAAGAACTACAACCTGCCGGTTTTGCATTATACGCAGCTTCTTGGACTTGCCATGGGCTTTTCACCCGAAGAGCTGGGAATAGCAATGAACACTGTGGATACTTCCAGGTTCATCGAAAAGGTAAAGATGGACATCTCCGAGAACGAAGTGTGCACTATCGTGTGA